One window from the genome of Terriglobia bacterium encodes:
- a CDS encoding MoxR family ATPase: MTTPRETTPEAIEAAFQARGFICTGEVATTLFLAETLGKPLLLEGPPGVGKTEIAKLWADFHGSDLTRLQCYEGLDEAKALYEWSYGKQMLYAQLLRDKTGEILSGAADLRSAMAMLRDEADGFFSRDFLLPRPLLAAITSERPVVLLVDEVDRSDEEFEAFLLEVLSDYQVSIPELGTIHARHRPRVVLTSNDTRDLSDALRRRCLYLYVDYPSFEDEIRIVESRVPGLSVALTERLVRFAQSLRKADLKKAPAIAEVVDWALALVAVGADGLSASVLRRTLGVLLKNREDVERVLLDPSRFRP; encoded by the coding sequence ATGACGACGCCCCGAGAAACCACCCCCGAGGCCATCGAGGCGGCGTTCCAGGCGCGCGGGTTCATCTGCACCGGCGAGGTCGCGACGACGCTGTTCCTCGCCGAGACGCTCGGCAAGCCTCTCCTCCTCGAAGGTCCGCCGGGGGTCGGGAAGACCGAGATCGCCAAGCTCTGGGCGGACTTCCACGGGAGCGACCTGACGCGGCTCCAGTGCTACGAGGGGCTCGACGAGGCCAAGGCGCTCTACGAGTGGTCGTACGGGAAGCAGATGCTCTACGCGCAGCTGCTCCGCGACAAGACGGGCGAGATCCTCTCCGGCGCCGCGGACCTCCGCTCGGCGATGGCGATGCTCCGCGACGAGGCGGACGGGTTCTTCTCGAGGGACTTCCTGCTTCCCCGGCCGCTCCTCGCCGCGATCACCTCGGAGCGGCCGGTGGTCCTGCTGGTGGACGAGGTGGATCGCTCGGACGAGGAGTTCGAGGCGTTCCTCCTCGAGGTGCTGTCGGACTACCAGGTCTCGATACCGGAGCTGGGGACGATTCACGCGCGCCACCGTCCGCGCGTCGTGCTGACCAGCAACGATACCCGGGACCTGTCCGACGCTCTGAGGCGGAGATGCCTCTACCTCTACGTGGACTACCCGTCCTTCGAGGACGAGATCCGGATCGTGGAGAGTCGGGTGCCCGGCCTCTCCGTGGCGCTCACCGAGCGCCTCGTGCGCTTCGCCCAGTCGCTCCGAAAGGCCGACCTCAAGAAGGCGCCCGCGATCGCCGAGGTCGTGGACTGGGCCCTGGCCCTGGTCGCGGTCGGCGCCGACGGCTTGTCCGCGAGCGTCCTGCGCCGCACCCTCGGCGTCCTCCTGAAGAACCGCGAGGACGTGGAGCGGGTGCTCCTCGACCCCTCACGCTTCCGACCATGA
- a CDS encoding tetratricopeptide repeat protein has product MLVGGMALAAAGLAACTTGGRVNGRAEGRAPRVGRDPVPAVHLIENHSSALLLWRRAGVRNRILVHLDGHADLDWLPDETIARIAAASPDELSGLERHPYATDGKTLRGYGVGNWIYPAARLGMVRHLVWVVPDGTLPNRDAAIELTRETLLTKIQMVTVEEARSLSVDGRVIHGVLLGLPVTVCELRDLEAIREPVLLDMDLDYFVTRSALTSETSETPRIGPEAVLEALAFRGLRADFATLSLSTLGGFLPPECRWLGRALQRMLVAPGRTATGAEGERRAAEEELASGRGDRAATILRRLVGQDGEDPTLWYSLATALGVIGRDAEAAEARARAVALDPVLAHDELYRADRCWTGRRYADGVAGYRRYLRHAPSSPFAAYARRREADCLMRLARDDEAIAAFRAALRAAPDDGDSHFELGALLTSRGRIDEATRELETARRLLPDRASCALALGTAYAIAGRADEAMPQLEFAVDRQPCLGRARSSLAALLYRLGRYDEAAAHLEVAMELRPSPDPPTRELAAALTRRGVPLVRVSARP; this is encoded by the coding sequence GTGCTCGTCGGCGGAATGGCGCTCGCGGCGGCGGGGCTCGCCGCGTGCACGACGGGCGGACGCGTCAACGGCCGCGCCGAAGGCCGGGCACCCCGGGTCGGGCGCGACCCCGTCCCGGCGGTGCACCTGATCGAGAACCACTCCTCCGCGCTTCTCCTGTGGCGTCGCGCCGGGGTCCGGAACCGGATCCTCGTCCACCTCGACGGCCACGCGGATCTCGACTGGCTCCCCGACGAGACGATCGCGCGCATCGCCGCCGCGAGCCCGGACGAGCTGTCGGGCCTCGAGCGGCATCCCTACGCGACGGACGGCAAGACGCTCCGCGGCTACGGGGTCGGGAACTGGATTTACCCCGCGGCGCGCCTGGGGATGGTGAGGCACCTCGTCTGGGTGGTCCCGGATGGGACGCTCCCGAACCGTGACGCGGCGATCGAGCTGACGCGCGAGACGCTGTTGACGAAGATCCAGATGGTGACCGTGGAGGAGGCCCGCTCGTTGAGCGTGGACGGCCGGGTGATCCACGGGGTCCTCCTCGGACTCCCGGTCACCGTCTGCGAGCTGCGGGACCTCGAAGCCATCCGGGAGCCGGTGCTCCTCGACATGGACCTCGACTACTTCGTGACCCGGTCCGCGCTGACCTCCGAGACCTCGGAGACCCCGCGGATCGGCCCCGAAGCGGTGCTCGAGGCGCTCGCGTTTCGCGGGCTGCGCGCGGATTTCGCCACGCTCTCCCTTTCGACCCTGGGGGGCTTTCTTCCGCCGGAGTGCCGGTGGCTCGGGCGCGCTCTGCAACGCATGCTGGTCGCGCCCGGACGGACGGCGACGGGCGCGGAAGGCGAGCGCCGCGCCGCGGAGGAGGAGCTGGCCTCGGGACGCGGCGATCGCGCGGCCACGATCCTGCGCCGCCTGGTGGGGCAGGACGGCGAGGATCCCACGCTCTGGTACTCCCTGGCCACCGCGCTCGGCGTGATCGGGCGCGACGCAGAGGCCGCGGAGGCCCGGGCGCGAGCGGTCGCCCTCGATCCCGTGCTTGCTCACGACGAGCTGTACCGCGCCGATCGGTGCTGGACCGGCCGCCGCTACGCGGACGGCGTCGCGGGGTACCGGCGCTACCTCCGGCACGCTCCCTCGAGCCCCTTCGCGGCGTATGCCCGACGCCGCGAGGCGGACTGCCTCATGCGGCTCGCGCGCGACGACGAGGCGATCGCGGCGTTCCGCGCCGCGCTCCGGGCGGCGCCCGACGACGGCGACAGCCACTTCGAGCTCGGCGCGCTGCTGACGAGCCGCGGGCGGATCGACGAGGCGACGCGGGAGCTCGAGACGGCGCGCAGGCTCCTTCCGGATCGCGCGAGCTGCGCCCTCGCGCTGGGGACGGCGTACGCGATCGCGGGACGGGCCGACGAAGCGATGCCGCAGCTCGAGTTCGCGGTGGATCGCCAGCCGTGCCTCGGCCGTGCCCGCAGCAGCCTCGCCGCCCTTCTCTACCGGCTCGGGCGCTACGACGAGGCCGCCGCCCACCTCGAGGTCGCGATGGAGCTCCGGCCCTCGCCCGATCCGCCGACGCGCGAGCTCGCGGCCGCCCTCACGCGCCGCGGCGTCCCGCTCGTCCGCGTCTCCGCCCGTCCCTGA